The sequence below is a genomic window from Deltaproteobacteria bacterium.
CGTCAGTAGCACACCCAACAACACCAACGGGGATGGCCGTTCGGCGAGCAAAATAATCGCGAGGACGGTGGAGAACATCGGCGTCGTATTGACGATGGTCGAGGTGACGGAACTTCCCAAAGTACGAATGCCACGGAAACTCAAAACGCGGGTGACACCGGGGACAAACAAGCCAACGGCCACGTAGATAAGATTGTCGCGAACAAACAAACGCGTCTCGCCCTCGAACAAGAAATGGCCGGTCAAGAGGAACAACGCATTGAAAGCGATGGTAATCCAGGCACCCCACGGCGCCGCGCCAACATGATAGCCGCGCTGCGCCAGCAAGCTGGCAATGCCGAAGCAGATAGAAGTTAGCAGGCCAAAGAAGATCGGCAGCATAATGTAACTGAGCTGTTAAGAATCGGCATTGGGGAAACCACGAAACCCACGAAAATCACGAAACCAAAACGTCTACCTCTTTAATTTCGTGTATTTCGTGGGTTTCATGGTGACTCTCCCAGATATGTCATGTACCACAGGTTTTCTTTCCCGGAGGTTTTCGTTTACATTGCGTTATAACTGAAAACCCACCCAACTGCATTGATGCCCGCTAACAATTTCGCGCCGCTGCGCCGCAAGCTACTGCGTTGGTACGACGCCCAACGGCGCGACTTGCCATGGAGACGCACGCGCGATCCCTACGCCATTTGGATCTCCGAGACCATGCTGCAGCAGACCCAGGTGGCGACCGTCATCCCCTATTACGAGCGTTTCATGAAAGCGTTCCCGACTCCGGCGCTGCTGGCACAAGCGCCGCTGAAGAAAGTCCTCACGCTGTGGTCGGGCCTGGGGTACTACCGCCGCGCCGAAAATTTGCAGCGGGCTGCCGAGACCATCGCGCGAGAGCATGGTGGGGAGCTGCCAAATCGTTACGATGCGCTGCGCGCCCTGCCGGGGGTTGGCGACTACACGGCGGGCGCCTTGATGAGCATTGCCTTTGACCAGCGTTATCCAGCCGTCGACGGCAACGTGCGGCGCGTTCTCAGTCGGCTCTTTGCTTTGACCGATGAAAAAACCTTGCGCTCCCAGGCTGCCACGCTCGTGCCGCACCACCACCCCGGCGATTTCAATCAAGCCTTGATGGAATTGGGCGCCACCGTTTGCGCACCCTCGGCGCCCAGCTGCGCGGCCTGTCCGTTTGAGCAATGCTGCGCGTCGCGCCGAAATCCGTCTGCGGTGTCTATTCCCGGTACCAAAAAACACCTGCATCAAACCCGCGTCGCCTGGCCGCTGGCGATTGTCTGGCGCAACGGCAAGATACTCCTGCGCCGCCGCCCAAAAGATCGCTTGCTTGCCGGCATGTGGGAGCTGCCCGGTGGCGAGTTAAAAAAAAGGGAAACCCTGCAGCAGGCTCTGGGCGCCGAGCTTCGTACCATCGATTGCCATAACGCAACGCCGCGCAAAATCGGCACGCTGCGCCACGCGATCACCCATCGCAATATCCACGCGCCGGTTTTTCTCGTGACATTGGCCGATCACAAAGAGATCCGATTGCCGTCATCTAACTGGCGCTGGGTTGCGCCGG
It includes:
- the mutY gene encoding A/G-specific adenine glycosylase — its product is MPANNFAPLRRKLLRWYDAQRRDLPWRRTRDPYAIWISETMLQQTQVATVIPYYERFMKAFPTPALLAQAPLKKVLTLWSGLGYYRRAENLQRAAETIAREHGGELPNRYDALRALPGVGDYTAGALMSIAFDQRYPAVDGNVRRVLSRLFALTDEKTLRSQAATLVPHHHPGDFNQALMELGATVCAPSAPSCAACPFEQCCASRRNPSAVSIPGTKKHLHQTRVAWPLAIVWRNGKILLRRRPKDRLLAGMWELPGGELKKRETLQQALGAELRTIDCHNATPRKIGTLRHAITHRNIHAPVFLVTLADHKEIRLPSSNWRWVAPASLHRYPTSSMTAKALKIFTAHEKASL